In the Desulfitobacterium hafniense DCB-2 genome, ATTCTTGGATGATTTGCATAGTTCCCCACCTAACTTTCCCTCAGTACTACTCTATTTTTATCCTTAAAAAACTTTGTAAGGACAGAGGGCCTGCTCTCTCCAAATTCCTATACCTAAAAAATTTCCCTCACTAAAGACTTGAACTTCGCACCCCTCACCTATCTCAGCCCCGACCTCAATTTGACTTTTCGCTGTCGAAAGTCCATTGCGAAAGGCCAACGCTCTTTGCGGAGACAAGGACACCCGGGGTAAGTCCAATACTTGGATGTAAGGAATCAGGAATGAATAATCATCCTGCTCCATAAAGTTTTGAATCGTCTCCAGGGATAGACTCTCCTGAATATGAAAGGGTCCGGAACGGAGGCGGATCAGCGCTGACATATGTGCCCCGCACCCTAAAGTCTGCCCCATATCATGGCACAATGTCCGTATGTAGGTGCCCTTTGAACAATCCACTTCAAAAATCGCCTTAGGGTATTCACCTGCAATCCATTCCATAAGCTGCAAATGATCGATGTGTATTTCCCGGGATGTTCTTTCCACTTCCAGACCCTGACGGGCTAATTCATAAAGACGTTTCCCTTGATGTTTTACCGCCGAGAACATAGGTGGAATCTGCCGGATGGAACCAAGATACTGGGGAATGAGCCGTTGAAAATCCTCAGCACTCACCTGAGCCGGCTCCTTGTGGAGAATCTCTCCGGAAGCATCCTGGGTGTCTGTCGTTATGCCAAAAATCATCTCACAACGGTAGGATTTTCCCTGATTGGTGATATATTCAGCCAAGCGGGTTGCTTTACCGACGCAAATGGGCAATACCCCCGTAACCTCGGGATCCAAGGTTCCCGTATGCCCAATTTTCCGGGTGTTCAATATTCTTCTTAAGCGAACGACCACATCAGAAGAAGTCATCCCTGGGGGTTTGAGTACATTAATGACTCCGTCCAAGCTTGAGCTCCTCCTCAATGATTTGCCGAACCTTCTGCTTTGCTTCTTCCAGGGAAAGATGCAAGGTGCAGCCTGCCGCCCGTTGATGTCCCCCACCGCCAAAACCATCGGCGATTCTGTTGACATCAAACCAGCGATTGGAGCGCAGGCTTACACGCACCACATCAGGTTTGACTTCTTTAAGTAAGACTGCGACCTCTACCCCTTCTACAGTTCGGGCATGGTCGATCAGCCCTTCGCTTAAACTTTCCTCAGCACCGCTTTCCTCAAAGTCTTGTTTCCTTAAGGTCATCATCCCTAGTTGTCCCTCTGCAAAAAACTGCAATTGATTTAAGCCCCGCCGCAGCAACTCTAACTTAACCATAGGGGTTTGATCAAAGACGAAATGATGAATATCACCTAAGCTGATTCCGGTCTCCATGAGTTCACCGGCAATCTGATGAGTCTTCGCAGTGGTATTGGCATACTTAAAGGATCCGGTATCTGTCAATAAAGCTGTATAGAGGTTGGCAGCGATTTCCTGAGTTAATTCCACATTAAGCCGGCGTACTAAAACATACGCGAGCTCACCGCTGGCTGCAGCCTGACTATCCACCCAATTAATCCTGCCAAAGTTCTGATTGGAAATATGGTGGTCTAAATTCAGAATGACGGCATCCGCGGGCAGATCCTCCCTTTGCAATTGGACCCGTTGCAAGTCGGCGCAATCTACAAAAAGCAACGTTTCAGGAAGAGGATCAGGCATTGATTGAGTAATCTTGTCTACACCGGGCAAAAAACTTAAATTGCGCGGAATTGGATCGGGGTTAAACATCGCTACTTCTTTCCCCAAAGCTTCTAATGCCAAGCCAATTCCCAGCATGGATCCTATGCAATCCCCGTCCGGGGATACATGGGAGAAAAGCGCCACTTTTGACGCTTTTCTTAATTCCTCTGCCATTTGAGTTATTACACTATTGATCATGGGATTCGCCCTCGTCTTTTTCTTCCTCCTGCTTTACTCCCCGCAGCAATTGGGCGATATGAGCGCCATGCTCGATGGAAGTATCGTACTTGAACACGATCTCAGGAGCATGCCTTAAGCGAACCCTTTTGCCGATTTCGCTGCGTACGAAGCCCGCTGCCCTTTTTAAGGCATCCAATGAATCCTTAGCCTGCTGGGAGTCACCCAAAACACTGACATAGACTTTAGCATTGCCAAGGTCATCGGCGACTTCGACACTGGTCACCGTCACAAAGCCAATCCTGGGGTCCTTGAGTTCCTCCCGGATCAACTGGGATATTTCTTGCTTTAGGGTCTCGGCGAGCCTATTCGAACGATGTTTAGCCATGTGGTCTCCCTCCATAGGGGTGAATTATAGTTGTCGTTTCACTTCTTCCATGATAAAGGCCTCTATAATGTCTCCCTCTTTAATATCATTGAAGTTTGCTACTCCAATACCGCATTCGTAGCCTTCCACAACCTCTTTGGCATCGTCCTTGAAACGTCTCAGGGATTCCAGCTCTCCTTCATGAATGACTATGCCATCACGAATGACGCGGATTTTGGAGTGCCTTGTGATCTTGCCGTTGAGCACATAAGATCCGCCGACAGTTCCAACTTTGGGAACTTTAAAGACTTGGCGAACTTCAGCCCGGCCTTGTACCACTTCTTTAAAATCAGGATCCAGCATACCTGTCATAGCAGCCTTAACATCCTCAATCGCATCATAGATGACCCGATAGAGGCGCATATCTACTCCTTGCAGCTCTGCTGTTGCTTTGGTATTGGCGTCGGGGCGGACGTTAAAGCCAATGATGATAGCATTGGAAGCCGCGGCAAGCATGATGTCTGTCTCTGTAATGGCTCCAACCCCTCCATGAATCGGGTTGACCCTGACTTCACTGGTGGATAAACGAAGCAGTGATTGCTTCAGAGCCTCGATAGAGCCCTGAACGTCAGCCTTGATGATCACATTCAGCTCTTTGACTTCCCCTTCTTTAATCCGATCGAAAAGGTCCTCTAAGCTGACTTTAGTCGTCTGCCGCACTTCTTCAGCCTTCCGCTCGTTAGCACGTGCTTCGGCAATCTGGCGGGCATGTTTCTCATCGTCAACAACATTGAAGACTTGACCGGCTTTGGGAACCTCATTGAGCCCCTGAACCTCGACAGGAGTGGAAGGACCGGCTTTTTTAACACGGCGTCCTTTGTCATCCACCATGGCACGAATGCGGCCAAAGGAGGATCCGGCGAGAATAATATCGCCAACATTTAAGGTTCCTTTAGAGACGAGAACTGTCGCCACAGGTCCCTTTCCTTTATCCAATTCAGCTTCAATCACTGTTCCGGTGGCACTGCGATTGGGGTTGGCCTTCAGCTCTTTGATTTCCGCGACAAGCAGAACCATCTCCAAGAGCTGTTCAATATTCATGCGGGCTTTGGCTGAAACAGGCACCGCGATGGTGTCTCCTCCCCATTCTTCAACCACCAGTCCATACTCGGTCAATTCCTGCTTAACCCGATCCGGGTTAGACTCTTCTTTATCAATCTTGTTGATGGCGACAATGATCGGCACATCGGCAGCTTTGGCATGGTTGATCGCCTCAACAGTTTGGGGCATCACACCATCATCTGCAGCCACCACAAGAATGGCAATATCCGTGACTTGAGCCCCGCGAGCGCGCATAGCGGTAAACGCTTCATGGCCCGGGGTATCAAGGAAGGTAATCTTCTGTCCATTGATCTCTACCTGATAAGCACCAATATGCTGAGTGATACCCCCTGCTTCCGATGCAGTGACTTTAGTCGTCCGTATGGCATCAAGGAGTGATGTTTTACCATGGTCAACATGCCCCATGACAGTGACAACGGGTGGACGTGACCGCAGTTCAGCAGGATCGTCCTCAATCTCTTCAATCACAGTGATGGGCTTTTCGATCTTAACCTCCACTGTAACTCCCATTTCTCCCGCAATAATGACGGCAGTTTCCGAATCAATCTCTTGATTGATGGTGGCCATGACACCCATATCCATCAGTTTCTTGATAACTTCTCCGGATTTGCGACTCATTTTGGCTGCCAAATCCTGAACCGTCAGGCTCTCCGGAATAACGATATGCTTGGGGGCTGTATCACGAATCTCCCGTGGTGCTGCCTTCACATTGCGTCTGTTGCCTCGTGGTGCGCGTATCTCTTTTTCCATCTCTTTTTTGCGTTCAAAATTCCGGTCTTGTGGCTTCTTCTTTTCACCGATTTGACGCTTAGGCGGTTGCTCTACAGCTGGTGTACCAGGAGTTGCAGGGGGTCTCTGAGGTGGTCTTTGTCCCTGGGGACGGTCTCCCATCGGTCTCTGCCCTTGGGGACGATCTCCCATTGGTCTTTGCCCTTGAGGACGATCTCCCATCGGTCTCTGCCCCTGAGGACGATCTCCCATTGGTCTTTGCCCTTGAGGACGATCTCCCATTGGTCTTTGCCCCTGAGGACGATCTCCCATCGGTCTCTGCCCTTGAGGGCGATCTCCCATCGGTCTCTGCCCTTGGGGACGATCTCCCATTGGTCTTTGCCCTTGAGGACGATCTCCCATCGGTCTCTGCCCTTGAGGACGATCTCCCATGGGTCTTTGCCCCTGAGGACGATCTCCCATTGGTCTTTGCCCCTGAGGACGATCTCCCATTGGTCTTTGCCCTTGAGGACGATCTCCCATCGGTCTCTGCCCCTGAGGACGATCTCCCATTGGTCTTTGCCCTTGAGGACGATCTCCCATTGGTCTTTGCCCCTGAGGACGATCTCCCATCGGTCTCTGCCCTTGAGGGCGATCTCCCATCGGTCTCTGCCCTTGGGGACGATCTCCCATTGGTCTTTGCCCTTGAGGACGATCTCCCATCGGTCTCTGCCCTTGAGGACGATCTCCCATGGGTCTTTGCCCCTGAGGACGATCTCCCATTGGTCTTTGCCCCTGAGGACGATCTCCCATTGGTCTCTGCCCTTGAGGACGTCCTTCTCCTTCTACTCGGGAACTTTCCACTTGCAAACCTTGAGATTTGTCACGATTCCCTTCAGCCGGCCCTTGCGTTAAGTTCTTGCTTTCCTGGGACGGAACGCTTTTCCTAGGTTCTACGGCTTGTTCTTTACCCTGCGGTTTCTGAATTCGAGTCCGAAGACGATTGGCATCCTGATCTTCGACGGCACTCAAATGGTTCTTTACATCGACACCTATACTTTCCAGGCGACTCATCACTTCTTTGCTGCTTAAATTTAATTCCTTGGCTAATTCATGAACACGTATACTCAAAATACCACCCCCACATATTCAGCGCACATTATCTTTCCAGGCGTCAACTCCTTATCTTTAATATGGCCTTAGCAAATCCTTCGTCCATAATCAAAACCGTTGATCTTGGGGAGAGCCCGATGGCCATCCCCAAGTCCTGCTTAGTCCCCAGTATCAAAACAGGCAAGCGAAGGTCTTCCGCCCATTTCCCATATTTCTTATGAGTTCCAGGAGCGTCTTCAGCCAAAATGAGAAGAAATCCCTTCCCCTTCTTTAGCATAACTTCTATTTGTGACTCTCCGGAGGTAATTTTTCCCGCTCTTCGGGCTAATCCTAAGAGTGAGTAGATTCGTTCTAGCACTCTCTACCCAACTTCCTTTCCAATTCCTCAATCACTTGAGGTGCCAGTTCAATTTCCAGGGCTTTTTGGAACCGCTTACCCTTTACTGCTGCTTTAAAGCACTCGATATCGGGGCAAATGTATGCGCCACGGCCATTCCGTTTACCAGTGAGGTCAAGCTCCACGGCTCCTTCTGGGGTGCGAACTACGCGAATGAGCTCCTTTTTCGGTTTCATTTCTTGACAGCCCAGACACATTCTTAGCGGAATTTTGCGTGTCTTCATAGCATTCACCTACCTTTTGCCTTTGGCTTTCTTCTTTTTCTCCTTGCGGCTGTTTTTCTCATCCGCTTCAAAGTATTTCATCATGGACCGATCCCGTTCCGTCAGTCGTTCTTCCTTATCGCCTGACTCTGTGTAGGCATAGTTTTCCTCAGCATTTTCGGCCTTAGGCTCCCCGTTATCCGGAGTCGCTGCATAGTCTTCGCTTTCTTCGTAGGGAAGTTCTTCATTTTGATAAGCATCGAATTCCTCATACTGGTCATTCTCATCATAAACCAGCTCATCATCATAATTCTCCCCATAGGTCGCGTTTTCATCGTAGTCCTCATTCTCTTCATAGTCATCGTATTCGCTATAGTCTTCATATTCATCGTAGTTTTCATACTCTGCATAATCAGCGAATTCGTCGTACTCTTCGTATTCTCCCTGGACTTCATTCTTATCGGGAATAAGATTTTGGGCCAGGGCCTGGGACTCACTCTTAATGTCAATCTTCCAATTGGTCAGCTTGGCGGCCAAACGGGCATTTTGACCTTCTTTGCCGATCGCCAGGGATAATTGATAGTCGGGAACTACGACCAAAGCCACTTTCTCATTAGGTTTAGGGTATACTCCCACAACTTTGGCCGGGGAAAGGGCATTAGCCACAAATTCCTCAGGATCTGTGGAATAATTGACGATGTCTATCTTTTCACCCTTCAACTCGGTAACAATGGTTTGAACCCGGCTGCCTTTCGGTCCTACGCAAGCCCCCACAGGATCTACATTGGCATCCCGGGAATAAACAGCGATTTTAGAGCGGGCTCCCGCCTCCCGGGACACACCTTTAATCTCAACCAGTCCGTCATGGATTTCCGGCACTTCCAGTTCAAACAAACGTTTAATCAGACCCGGGTGGGTACGGGAGAGCATGACCTGAGGCCCTTTGGTTGTTTTTTTGACTTCTACCACAAAGGTCTTAATCCGCTCAAAGGGTTGATAAGTCTCACCGGGAATTTGTTCCTGTGCTGTCAGAATGGCCTCTACCTTACCTAAATCAACAATGACGTTTTTCTGATCATAGCGCTGAACAATTCCGGTAACGATATCCCCTTCCCGGTTGATATATTCATCGTAAATCATGCCCCGCTCAGCTTCACGAATTCTTTGCACTACTACTTGTTTAGCTGTCTGAGCCGCAATCCGCCCAAATTCACGGGGCGTGACTTCGTATTCCACCACATCATCGATGGCATAGTTGGGGTCAATCTTCTGTGCTTCTTCCATACTTACCTGAGTTCGTGAATCTTCAACCTCTTCCACCACGTTTTTCCGGGCGAAAACTTTGAACTCTCCAGTCATACGGTCGATATGTACCCGGACATTCTGTAATGAAGCAAAATTTTTCTTGTAAGCAGATATCAGGGCCGCTTCAATGGCTTCAAACAGAATATCCGCTGAGATCCCTCTGTCTTTCTCCAATTCATGGAGGGCCTCAATGAACTCCATATTCATTTTTTATTCTTCCCCCTTATATTATGTTCCAAAACATATCACTACACTAGAACTCAAAGGTCAGATTAGCTTTATCTACTATCGCTCTGGGGATGGCCATTCTTTCCTTTTCATATTCCAAAACGATATCATCCTCGATTAAACCCACTAAATAACCGGTAAATTCTTTATATCCCTGATATACTTCTTTGGTCAGGACCCGGACGAGCTTTCCTGTGAAGCGTTCAAAATCTTCATCCTTCTTCAGTGGGCGTTCCAATCCCGGTGAAGAGACTTCAAGCATATACGCTTGGGCTATCGGGTCATGCTTATCCAATACCTCGCTTACCAAATGGCTTACATTAGTGCAATCATCAATATCCACTCCGCCTTCTTTATCAATATAGATGCGGAGATACCAGTGTGCACCTTCCTTAACATATTCGACATCAACCAGCTCAAGGCCTTGTTCGGTTATTACCGGTGCAATGATCGCTTCAACTTGTTCCATGATGGATTCTCCCATAGCCATCCTCCTCTTATTTTAATAACCACTATGATTAGTGTTGCGAGGTTTTCATGAGTTATACAAAACAAAGGAAAGAGTGGGTTCAAGACCCACTCCTCTTCGGCTGCAATAGAATTTCTCTTCTTTAAACTATAGCACATACTGGGAGATAGTGCAAGCTATTTGAAATGATTCGTCAATTTCTTTAAGAGGCTGGTAATTCCATCTCTGGAGCGTTTATAGCTTCCTCAGGAATGGTGAAGTCTTGGGCGTTATTTGGGTTTAAAATCGTGTATTCCATAAATATTTCCGCATTAGCGAAGATGTCTTTTATCTCTGCAGGCATATTTGGCTCTTCAGCCAGAGCTTTACCTAAGTTTCTCATATTCTCGGATAGATCCATTTGACACTTCAATGTATCAAGAGTAGCTTTATCAACCCAGATCGTATAGACCATATCCCCTATCTGAGAAAAGACATCCGCACTGATCAGACCATTCCCTAAGCCAAGCATATCGCCGGCTGTTTCCTGGAAAATCTGGTCAAAGATATCTCCTGAAGCCACCAGCTTTATCTTTAAGGCATCTTTCCCGTCAATTTTTTCTTCCCCAATGATTTCTGCCGAGACAAGATGGTCCATAAACAATTTAAGGTTATCCTTGGGATCCATATACATCGTT is a window encoding:
- the truB gene encoding tRNA pseudouridine(55) synthase TruB encodes the protein MDGVINVLKPPGMTSSDVVVRLRRILNTRKIGHTGTLDPEVTGVLPICVGKATRLAEYITNQGKSYRCEMIFGITTDTQDASGEILHKEPAQVSAEDFQRLIPQYLGSIRQIPPMFSAVKHQGKRLYELARQGLEVERTSREIHIDHLQLMEWIAGEYPKAIFEVDCSKGTYIRTLCHDMGQTLGCGAHMSALIRLRSGPFHIQESLSLETIQNFMEQDDYSFLIPYIQVLDLPRVSLSPQRALAFRNGLSTAKSQIEVGAEIGEGCEVQVFSEGNFLGIGIWREQALCPYKVF
- a CDS encoding DHH family phosphoesterase, with protein sequence MINSVITQMAEELRKASKVALFSHVSPDGDCIGSMLGIGLALEALGKEVAMFNPDPIPRNLSFLPGVDKITQSMPDPLPETLLFVDCADLQRVQLQREDLPADAVILNLDHHISNQNFGRINWVDSQAAASGELAYVLVRRLNVELTQEIAANLYTALLTDTGSFKYANTTAKTHQIAGELMETGISLGDIHHFVFDQTPMVKLELLRRGLNQLQFFAEGQLGMMTLRKQDFEESGAEESLSEGLIDHARTVEGVEVAVLLKEVKPDVVRVSLRSNRWFDVNRIADGFGGGGHQRAAGCTLHLSLEEAKQKVRQIIEEELKLGRSH
- the rbfA gene encoding 30S ribosome-binding factor RbfA, which encodes MAKHRSNRLAETLKQEISQLIREELKDPRIGFVTVTSVEVADDLGNAKVYVSVLGDSQQAKDSLDALKRAAGFVRSEIGKRVRLRHAPEIVFKYDTSIEHGAHIAQLLRGVKQEEEKDEGESHDQ
- the infB gene encoding translation initiation factor IF-2; this translates as MSIRVHELAKELNLSSKEVMSRLESIGVDVKNHLSAVEDQDANRLRTRIQKPQGKEQAVEPRKSVPSQESKNLTQGPAEGNRDKSQGLQVESSRVEGEGRPQGQRPMGDRPQGQRPMGDRPQGQRPMGDRPQGQRPMGDRPQGQRPMGDRPQGQRPMGDRPQGQRPMGDRPQGQRPMGDRPQGQRPMGDRPQGQRPMGDRPQGQRPMGDRPQGQRPMGDRPQGQRPMGDRPQGQRPMGDRPQGQRPMGDRPQGQRPMGDRPQGQRPMGDRPQGQRPMGDRPQGQRPMGDRPQGQRPMGDRPQGQRPMGDRPQGQRPMGDRPQGQRPPQRPPATPGTPAVEQPPKRQIGEKKKPQDRNFERKKEMEKEIRAPRGNRRNVKAAPREIRDTAPKHIVIPESLTVQDLAAKMSRKSGEVIKKLMDMGVMATINQEIDSETAVIIAGEMGVTVEVKIEKPITVIEEIEDDPAELRSRPPVVTVMGHVDHGKTSLLDAIRTTKVTASEAGGITQHIGAYQVEINGQKITFLDTPGHEAFTAMRARGAQVTDIAILVVAADDGVMPQTVEAINHAKAADVPIIVAINKIDKEESNPDRVKQELTEYGLVVEEWGGDTIAVPVSAKARMNIEQLLEMVLLVAEIKELKANPNRSATGTVIEAELDKGKGPVATVLVSKGTLNVGDIILAGSSFGRIRAMVDDKGRRVKKAGPSTPVEVQGLNEVPKAGQVFNVVDDEKHARQIAEARANERKAEEVRQTTKVSLEDLFDRIKEGEVKELNVIIKADVQGSIEALKQSLLRLSTSEVRVNPIHGGVGAITETDIMLAAASNAIIIGFNVRPDANTKATAELQGVDMRLYRVIYDAIEDVKAAMTGMLDPDFKEVVQGRAEVRQVFKVPKVGTVGGSYVLNGKITRHSKIRVIRDGIVIHEGELESLRRFKDDAKEVVEGYECGIGVANFNDIKEGDIIEAFIMEEVKRQL
- a CDS encoding L7Ae/L30e/S12e/Gadd45 family ribosomal protein — translated: MLERIYSLLGLARRAGKITSGESQIEVMLKKGKGFLLILAEDAPGTHKKYGKWAEDLRLPVLILGTKQDLGMAIGLSPRSTVLIMDEGFAKAILKIRS
- the rnpM gene encoding RNase P modulator RnpM, with protein sequence MKTRKIPLRMCLGCQEMKPKKELIRVVRTPEGAVELDLTGKRNGRGAYICPDIECFKAAVKGKRFQKALEIELAPQVIEELERKLGREC
- the nusA gene encoding transcription termination factor NusA, which translates into the protein MNMEFIEALHELEKDRGISADILFEAIEAALISAYKKNFASLQNVRVHIDRMTGEFKVFARKNVVEEVEDSRTQVSMEEAQKIDPNYAIDDVVEYEVTPREFGRIAAQTAKQVVVQRIREAERGMIYDEYINREGDIVTGIVQRYDQKNVIVDLGKVEAILTAQEQIPGETYQPFERIKTFVVEVKKTTKGPQVMLSRTHPGLIKRLFELEVPEIHDGLVEIKGVSREAGARSKIAVYSRDANVDPVGACVGPKGSRVQTIVTELKGEKIDIVNYSTDPEEFVANALSPAKVVGVYPKPNEKVALVVVPDYQLSLAIGKEGQNARLAAKLTNWKIDIKSESQALAQNLIPDKNEVQGEYEEYDEFADYAEYENYDEYEDYSEYDDYEENEDYDENATYGENYDDELVYDENDQYEEFDAYQNEELPYEESEDYAATPDNGEPKAENAEENYAYTESGDKEERLTERDRSMMKYFEADEKNSRKEKKKKAKGKR
- the rimP gene encoding ribosome maturation factor RimP, which encodes MGESIMEQVEAIIAPVITEQGLELVDVEYVKEGAHWYLRIYIDKEGGVDIDDCTNVSHLVSEVLDKHDPIAQAYMLEVSSPGLERPLKKDEDFERFTGKLVRVLTKEVYQGYKEFTGYLVGLIEDDIVLEYEKERMAIPRAIVDKANLTFEF
- a CDS encoding DUF6612 family protein, which produces MNKKIVSLMLVLICTMTLVACSTGTANVNQEKSPQQIAEESFAKWYGLKSYDMDMTMNMKFSVEDEVLDMSMTGKGTVFQNPMKMKMVMETTIPGMGQKMTIEQYAEQNEQKMAIYQNIENNWQKITFDDPAMMETMYMDPKDNLKLFMDHLVSAEIIGEEKIDGKDALKIKLVASGDIFDQIFQETAGDMLGLGNGLISADVFSQIGDMVYTIWVDKATLDTLKCQMDLSENMRNLGKALAEEPNMPAEIKDIFANAEIFMEYTILNPNNAQDFTIPEEAINAPEMELPAS